In Halobaculum limi, one DNA window encodes the following:
- a CDS encoding SRPBCC family protein, with amino-acid sequence MATYRRRVRVAAPFEDVWEFHSKISGLDALTPAFMNLRIDSVTGPDGEVDPEILEAGTTIEMSVRPFGVGPRQPWVARIEEREANLDAGRARFVDTMESGPFPTWRHTHRFYESGDETVVDDEVRYELPGGSLGRVASPLGWVGFDPMFRMRHRTTKQLLE; translated from the coding sequence ATGGCTACGTACCGCCGTCGCGTCCGCGTCGCGGCCCCGTTCGAAGACGTCTGGGAGTTTCACTCCAAGATATCCGGGCTCGACGCGCTGACACCCGCGTTTATGAATCTCCGAATCGACAGCGTGACCGGTCCAGACGGCGAGGTAGACCCAGAGATACTCGAAGCGGGGACGACTATCGAGATGAGCGTCCGCCCGTTCGGCGTCGGCCCGAGACAGCCGTGGGTCGCCCGTATCGAGGAACGTGAAGCTAACCTCGACGCCGGCCGCGCCCGGTTCGTCGACACGATGGAGTCTGGACCGTTCCCGACGTGGCGACACACGCACCGCTTCTACGAGTCCGGCGACGAGACAGTCGTCGACGACGAGGTGCGCTACGAACTGCCAGGCGGTTCGCTCGGTCGGGTGGCGTCGCCGCTCGGGTGGGTCGGCTTCGATCCGATGTTCCGGATGCGCCATCGGACGACGAAGCAACTGCTGGAGTGA
- a CDS encoding DMT family transporter translates to MFAAIDAVEERVPPLAGLAVAVLAVSTSAILVEWSDAPSLVKALYRVVFTTALLLPVALARPSDRAAFARIRPRDLVLAVASGVALAVHFASWFESLQWTSIAASVTLVQAQPLFVVVGAWALLDERVGPRTVAGIAVALVGMLVMSAGDTLLGAAPAVAGPDPLYGNTLAVVGAAGAAAYVLLGRSLRQRLPLLPYVVVVYATCAVTLLAATLASGHSLVGYPIEEWVLFLAMAAGPGVFGHTVINWALAHVESSVVSVSLLGEPIGSTILAMVLLAEYPSLVTVLGGGVVLAGVITTARARDA, encoded by the coding sequence ATGTTCGCCGCCATCGACGCGGTCGAAGAGCGTGTCCCGCCGCTCGCCGGCCTCGCAGTCGCCGTCCTCGCCGTCTCGACGAGCGCCATCCTCGTCGAGTGGAGCGACGCGCCGAGCCTCGTGAAGGCGCTGTATCGAGTCGTGTTCACCACTGCACTCTTGCTCCCGGTGGCGCTGGCCCGCCCGAGCGACCGCGCCGCGTTCGCTCGCATCCGCCCGCGAGACCTCGTGCTCGCCGTCGCGTCGGGCGTCGCGCTCGCGGTCCACTTCGCCTCCTGGTTCGAGAGCCTCCAGTGGACCAGCATCGCCGCGAGCGTGACGCTCGTGCAGGCACAACCGCTGTTCGTGGTCGTCGGCGCGTGGGCACTCCTCGACGAACGGGTCGGCCCGCGAACAGTCGCGGGTATCGCCGTCGCCCTCGTCGGGATGCTCGTGATGAGTGCGGGCGATACGCTGCTGGGCGCCGCACCAGCAGTCGCCGGGCCAGACCCGCTGTACGGCAACACGCTCGCCGTGGTGGGAGCAGCGGGGGCCGCCGCGTACGTCCTGCTCGGCCGGTCGCTCCGCCAGCGACTGCCACTGCTCCCGTACGTCGTCGTCGTCTACGCGACGTGTGCGGTCACGTTGCTTGCGGCGACGCTCGCCAGCGGGCACTCGTTGGTCGGCTATCCCATCGAGGAGTGGGTGCTGTTCCTCGCGATGGCCGCCGGCCCCGGCGTGTTCGGCCACACTGTGATCAACTGGGCGCTCGCGCACGTCGAGTCGAGCGTCGTCTCCGTCTCGCTACTCGGGGAACCAATCGGTAGTACCATCCTCGCGATGGTGCTGCTCGCAGAGTACCCGTCGCTCGTCACGGTGCTCGGTGGCGGCGTCGTCCTCGCGGGTGTCATTACGACCGCACGTGCGCGCGACGCGTAG
- the queC gene encoding 7-cyano-7-deazaguanine synthase QueC, whose product MTYTPIADDTDTTDEATAHIESENSLRTDGGDRPEAVVLVSGGMDSATTAYEARDRGYDLHFLHTSYGQNTETKEFECAEALREEMGVEGFLHIETDHLARIGASSLTDAAMAVEDADMDAEDDEIPSSYVPFRNANLLSMAVSYAEANDCEAVFVGAHSEDYSGYPDCRPEFFEAFEQMVDVGTKPETDIDIVVPFVTDSKTDIARRGTNLGVPYDLTWSCYRDEEPACGTCDACAFRLQAFQRLGIEDPIAYEQRPDYVDGDDQNGDLVDDA is encoded by the coding sequence ATGACGTACACACCTATCGCCGACGACACCGACACCACCGACGAAGCGACCGCACACATCGAGTCCGAGAACAGCCTCCGTACGGACGGCGGTGACCGCCCCGAAGCGGTCGTCCTCGTCTCCGGCGGGATGGACTCCGCGACGACCGCGTACGAGGCCCGCGACCGCGGGTACGACCTCCACTTCCTGCACACCTCCTACGGACAGAACACCGAGACGAAGGAGTTCGAGTGTGCCGAGGCACTCCGCGAGGAGATGGGCGTCGAGGGCTTCCTCCACATCGAGACGGACCACCTCGCACGCATCGGCGCCTCCTCGCTCACCGACGCGGCGATGGCCGTCGAGGACGCCGATATGGACGCCGAAGACGACGAAATTCCCTCGTCGTACGTCCCCTTCCGCAACGCGAACCTCCTGTCGATGGCCGTCTCTTACGCCGAGGCGAACGACTGCGAGGCCGTGTTCGTCGGCGCACACTCAGAGGATTACTCGGGGTACCCCGACTGTCGCCCGGAGTTCTTCGAGGCGTTCGAACAGATGGTCGACGTAGGGACGAAACCCGAAACGGACATTGACATCGTCGTCCCGTTCGTCACCGACTCCAAGACCGACATCGCCCGACGAGGGACCAACCTCGGCGTCCCCTACGATCTGACGTGGAGTTGCTACCGCGACGAGGAACCCGCCTGCGGGACGTGTGACGCCTGTGCGTTCCGTCTGCAGGCGTTCCAGCGACTCGGCATCGAGGACCCAATCGCGTACGAACAGCGCCCCGACTACGTCGACGGCGACGACCAGAACGGCGACCTGGTCGACGACGCCTGA
- a CDS encoding 7-carboxy-7-deazaguanine synthase QueE, with product MPVTSDVDRPEAAPEGSALPINELFASLQGEGKLAGVPSTFVRTSGCNLRCWFCDSYHTSWEPTHAWMSVDDVVAAVHDRAPEHVVLTGGEPTIHEESFTLLERLGDDYHLTVETNGTVVPPPETPIDLASISPKLASSTPTPERTPADADAGDWAERHEQNRIDIDALATLVERYDSQLKFVVTGPDDMAEITDLVGRVREAASAPVPGTDVLLMPEGQTREQLDGTRETVANLATEHGYRYTPRIHVDLWNDAPET from the coding sequence ATGCCCGTCACGAGCGACGTCGACCGCCCGGAGGCCGCGCCCGAGGGCTCCGCACTTCCGATCAACGAACTGTTCGCGTCGCTGCAGGGGGAGGGGAAACTCGCGGGCGTCCCGAGCACGTTCGTCCGCACGAGTGGCTGTAACCTCCGGTGCTGGTTCTGCGACTCGTATCACACGTCGTGGGAGCCAACGCACGCGTGGATGAGCGTCGACGACGTGGTCGCGGCCGTCCACGACCGTGCCCCGGAGCACGTCGTCCTCACTGGCGGGGAACCGACTATCCACGAGGAGAGTTTCACCCTGCTGGAGCGCCTCGGCGACGACTACCACCTCACGGTCGAGACGAACGGGACGGTCGTCCCGCCGCCCGAGACGCCGATCGATCTGGCGAGTATCAGCCCGAAACTCGCCTCTTCGACGCCAACACCCGAACGAACGCCCGCGGACGCCGACGCGGGCGACTGGGCCGAGCGTCACGAGCAGAATCGGATCGACATCGACGCGCTAGCCACCCTCGTCGAACGCTACGACAGCCAACTGAAGTTCGTCGTGACCGGACCCGACGACATGGCCGAGATAACCGACCTCGTCGGACGAGTCCGCGAGGCAGCGAGCGCCCCGGTTCCTGGTACAGACGTTCTCCTGATGCCGGAGGGACAGACGCGCGAACAGCTGGACGGCACTCGCGAGACGGTTGCGAACCTCGCCACCGAACACGGCTACCGCTACACGCCGCGAATCCACGTCGACCTCTGGAACGACGCCCCTGAGACCTGA
- a CDS encoding 6-pyruvoyl trahydropterin synthase family protein: MTDGTLEEHSPNKLDDEAVVERLSAAGERELVVGGDRPIRISAGHRLLRHEGKCSRPHGHNYEITVRIVGELGPEGWVVDKGVVTSVIDEWDHMFLLEDGDPLVEGFTVSGDEDALVVLDAPPTAEVMSVVLEETLRERLPDRVSDVTVHVSETAELCASGV, from the coding sequence ATGACTGACGGAACACTCGAAGAACACAGCCCGAACAAACTCGACGACGAGGCCGTCGTCGAGCGGCTCTCCGCTGCGGGTGAGCGCGAACTCGTCGTCGGGGGCGACCGTCCCATTCGCATCTCTGCGGGACACAGACTCTTGCGCCACGAGGGGAAGTGTAGCCGTCCACACGGTCACAACTACGAGATTACGGTCCGAATCGTCGGCGAACTCGGTCCCGAGGGATGGGTCGTCGACAAAGGCGTCGTCACGAGCGTCATCGACGAGTGGGACCACATGTTCCTCCTCGAAGACGGCGACCCACTCGTCGAGGGATTCACCGTCTCGGGCGACGAGGACGCGCTAGTCGTCCTCGACGCGCCGCCGACGGCAGAGGTGATGAGCGTCGTCTTAGAGGAGACGCTTCGGGAGCGACTCCCCGACCGCGTCTCGGACGTCACCGTTCACGTCAGCGAGACGGCCGAGTTGTGCGCGAGCGGGGTTTGA
- a CDS encoding 2Fe-2S iron-sulfur cluster-binding protein, giving the protein MLVRVRHADGEVTIRMPRGETLRDALLAADARTEVDADLSPYAAATKRLNCGGRGLCATCGVRIVDGPAATHWHDRLADRFGYPRLSCQISVEEPMTVSLVTDKRVWGGRRPRAGEPD; this is encoded by the coding sequence GTGTTAGTCCGCGTTCGCCACGCCGATGGGGAGGTGACGATACGGATGCCGCGAGGGGAGACGCTTCGCGACGCGTTGCTCGCCGCCGACGCACGCACAGAGGTGGACGCCGACCTGTCGCCGTACGCAGCGGCGACGAAGCGGCTCAACTGCGGCGGGCGCGGACTGTGTGCAACCTGCGGTGTACGGATCGTCGACGGGCCTGCGGCGACTCACTGGCACGACCGCCTCGCCGACCGCTTCGGCTATCCGCGACTCTCGTGCCAGATCAGCGTCGAAGAACCGATGACCGTCTCACTGGTCACCGACAAGCGCGTCTGGGGCGGTCGACGGCCACGCGCCGGCGAACCTGATTAA
- a CDS encoding response regulator gives MCKSLLNRRGPPAVLHVDDDGTFLELVEAFLTDRHGFEVTTATDADAGLDALADDETAVECVISDYEMPGRNGIEFLRAVRERRPDLPFVLYTGKGSESVAADAIAAGVTEYIQKETGTAQYAVLANRVEQAVQRYRSDRRSRRRLAALDAAREGICLIDDAETFEYVNPAYATLYGYDAADLIGSDWRTVHPDDEVDRIESDVFPTVEARGGWSGTSAGLRSDGTTFPESKSVQTLDSGGFVIVVCDMERDERQFDPAEVARQFSD, from the coding sequence ATGTGCAAGTCCCTGCTGAATCGGCGTGGACCACCCGCAGTCCTCCACGTCGACGACGACGGGACGTTTCTGGAGTTGGTCGAGGCGTTTCTCACAGACAGACACGGCTTCGAGGTGACGACCGCCACGGACGCCGATGCGGGCCTCGACGCGCTCGCTGACGACGAGACGGCGGTCGAGTGTGTCATCAGCGACTACGAGATGCCGGGACGGAACGGAATCGAGTTTCTCCGGGCCGTTCGTGAGCGTCGCCCCGACCTGCCGTTCGTCCTGTACACGGGGAAAGGATCAGAGAGCGTCGCCGCCGACGCCATCGCCGCGGGCGTGACCGAGTACATCCAGAAGGAGACTGGGACTGCCCAGTACGCTGTCCTCGCCAACCGCGTCGAGCAAGCGGTCCAGCGGTATCGCAGCGACCGCCGCAGCCGTCGCCGACTCGCGGCCCTCGACGCCGCCCGAGAGGGCATCTGTCTCATCGACGACGCCGAGACGTTCGAGTACGTCAACCCCGCGTACGCCACCCTCTACGGATACGACGCCGCCGACCTGATCGGATCGGACTGGCGAACCGTCCACCCCGACGACGAGGTCGACCGCATCGAGTCGGACGTGTTCCCGACCGTCGAGGCGCGCGGCGGGTGGAGCGGCACGTCGGCCGGACTGCGATCGGACGGCACCACTTTCCCCGAGTCGAAGTCGGTCCAGACGCTCGATAGCGGTGGGTTCGTCATCGTGGTGTGCGATATGGAGCGAGATGAACGGCAGTTCGATCCCGCTGAAGTGGCGAGGCAGTTCAGCGACTGA
- a CDS encoding cupin domain-containing protein, whose amino-acid sequence MERTAVSDIDAPDSSGHSLTDALGTEHIAAHWYHLSPGEGLPGGLHAHVDQEEVFLVVAGVAAFETLEGEVHVEAGEAIRFAPGEYQSGRNAGDTELDVLALGAPRDSDDVRVPATCPDCGAGSLRLETDDGLTFGCPACAAEHVPASCRDCGSDALAFTTDDGGDPVVECGDCGTHFDDVPLVQ is encoded by the coding sequence GTGGAGCGGACCGCCGTCAGCGACATCGACGCTCCAGACTCGTCCGGTCACTCACTCACCGATGCGCTCGGAACCGAACACATCGCGGCACACTGGTACCACCTCTCTCCGGGCGAGGGTCTCCCAGGTGGTCTCCACGCCCACGTCGACCAAGAGGAGGTGTTCCTCGTCGTCGCCGGTGTCGCCGCGTTCGAGACGCTAGAGGGAGAGGTTCACGTCGAGGCGGGGGAAGCGATCCGGTTCGCGCCCGGCGAGTACCAGTCCGGTCGCAACGCGGGCGACACGGAACTCGACGTGCTCGCGCTCGGGGCCCCTCGCGATAGCGACGACGTGCGTGTCCCGGCGACGTGTCCCGACTGCGGAGCGGGGTCGCTTCGCCTTGAGACCGACGACGGGCTGACGTTCGGCTGTCCGGCCTGCGCTGCCGAGCACGTTCCGGCGTCGTGTCGGGACTGCGGGAGCGATGCGCTCGCGTTCACCACCGACGATGGTGGAGACCCAGTCGTCGAGTGCGGTGACTGTGGCACTCACTTCGACGACGTGCCACTCGTCCAGTAG
- a CDS encoding DEAD/DEAH box helicase, whose amino-acid sequence MTEDAADGTTDPDDGDASVDDLTIDRFYDAVEAAGRPVLTATQVARETDRTQAAASEQLDSLSESGTVERLDVESDPVVYYPSSWGDLAARERVVLFPKRRQVIVDQPTQYTRAMLADFAHLVDSTGTEPGTRGYLYEIRQEDIWAAPYETFSELLARMRSVLPRRSPHLEEWVENQWKRARQFRLRTHEDGYVILEADREELMGNVARQKLDESVLQADLSDTESWVNEREIGTVKRVLYEAGYPVIDQRDLETGEPLDVTLQADLRAYQQDWVDRFTDQRAGVFVAPPGSGKTVAALGVLATVGGETLVLVPSRELAGQWKAELLEHTDLTAEDIGEYHGGEKEIRPVTIATYQTAGMDRHRSLFDSREWGLIVYDECHHIPSPVFRRSADLQSKHRLGLSATPIREDDNEAEIFTLIGPPIGTDWGALFDAGFVQEPEVEIRYVPWRDDEAQNEWANADGRERHMAAARNPAKADEVRRLREQHGDAKALVFVDYLDQGEQLSDALGVPFVSGETPHHVRQRLFEEFRQGDVRTLVVSRIADEGIDLPNAELAVVASGLGGSRRQGAQRAGRTMRPVGSALVYVLATRGTSEEDFAQRQMNHLAEKGIRVHERTVE is encoded by the coding sequence ATGACGGAGGACGCCGCCGACGGCACGACCGACCCCGACGACGGGGACGCGTCCGTCGACGACCTCACCATAGACCGCTTCTACGACGCTGTCGAGGCCGCCGGGCGGCCCGTGCTGACTGCCACGCAGGTCGCCCGCGAGACTGACCGGACGCAAGCCGCCGCCAGCGAGCAACTGGATTCCCTCTCGGAGTCGGGGACAGTCGAACGGCTCGACGTCGAGTCCGACCCGGTCGTGTACTACCCGAGTTCGTGGGGCGACCTCGCCGCCCGCGAGCGAGTCGTGTTGTTCCCGAAGCGGCGGCAAGTCATCGTCGACCAGCCGACGCAGTACACCCGCGCGATGCTCGCGGACTTCGCCCACCTCGTCGACTCGACCGGCACCGAACCAGGGACGCGCGGCTACCTCTACGAGATACGCCAAGAGGACATCTGGGCGGCACCGTACGAGACGTTCTCAGAGTTGCTCGCGCGGATGCGGTCGGTGTTGCCGCGACGCTCGCCGCACCTCGAAGAGTGGGTCGAGAACCAGTGGAAGCGTGCGCGGCAGTTCCGCCTCCGCACGCACGAGGACGGGTACGTGATTCTCGAAGCCGACCGCGAGGAGTTGATGGGCAACGTCGCGCGGCAGAAACTCGACGAATCCGTGTTGCAGGCGGACCTCTCCGACACCGAGTCGTGGGTGAACGAGCGCGAAATCGGGACGGTCAAGCGCGTCCTCTACGAGGCGGGGTACCCGGTTATCGACCAGCGCGACCTCGAAACCGGAGAACCACTCGACGTGACGCTCCAAGCGGACCTGCGAGCGTACCAACAGGACTGGGTCGACCGATTCACCGACCAGCGGGCGGGCGTGTTCGTCGCGCCGCCGGGGTCGGGCAAGACGGTCGCCGCCCTCGGCGTCCTCGCGACGGTCGGCGGCGAGACGCTCGTGCTCGTGCCCTCGCGTGAACTCGCGGGCCAGTGGAAGGCGGAATTACTCGAACACACCGACCTGACGGCCGAGGACATCGGCGAGTACCACGGCGGCGAAAAAGAGATACGCCCGGTCACCATCGCGACCTACCAGACGGCGGGGATGGACCGCCACCGCTCGCTGTTCGACTCTCGGGAGTGGGGGCTGATAGTGTATGATGAATGTCACCACATCCCATCTCCCGTCTTCCGACGCTCCGCGGACCTCCAGAGCAAACACCGCCTCGGCCTCTCGGCGACGCCCATCCGCGAGGACGACAACGAAGCGGAGATATTCACGCTCATCGGCCCGCCTATCGGCACCGACTGGGGAGCGCTGTTCGACGCCGGGTTCGTGCAGGAACCCGAGGTGGAGATTCGGTACGTCCCGTGGCGCGACGACGAGGCACAGAACGAGTGGGCCAACGCCGACGGCCGCGAACGACACATGGCCGCCGCGCGCAACCCCGCGAAGGCCGACGAGGTGCGTCGCCTCCGCGAGCAACACGGCGACGCGAAGGCGCTCGTGTTCGTGGACTACCTCGACCAGGGCGAACAGTTGTCCGACGCCCTCGGCGTCCCGTTCGTCTCCGGAGAGACGCCACACCACGTCCGCCAGCGCCTGTTCGAAGAGTTCCGCCAAGGAGACGTCCGAACGCTCGTCGTCTCACGCATCGCCGACGAGGGAATCGACCTGCCGAACGCCGAACTCGCAGTCGTCGCCTCTGGCCTCGGCGGGAGCCGTCGTCAGGGGGCACAGCGGGCCGGGCGGACGATGCGCCCCGTCGGGTCGGCGCTCGTGTACGTACTGGCGACGCGCGGCACCAGCGAGGAGGACTTCGCGCAGCGACAGATGAATCACCTCGCAGAGAAGGGGATCCGAGTTCACGAGCGAACCGTGGAGTAG